The following DNA comes from Bacillota bacterium.
AAGCAACGATATAGGGATAGGTTACAGAAACACTATTTTTTATACCATACTTGGGACCTTTATTTGCTTATTTTTTACGCTTACTGCCGCGTATTCCCTTTCAAGAGAAGATTTTGTAGGGAAAAAAGTGTTTGTTTATATTTTTACCTTTACCATGTTCTTTTCCGGGGGACTTATTCCATATTACTTAGTAGTTAAAACTCTTGGATTAGTTAACACTATCTGGGCACAGACTTTATTAGGTGCTGTAGGTTTCTGGAATATAGTCATTGTTCGCACATTTTATCAGAAAAGCATTCCAGCGGAATTAAAAGAAGCTGCTTTCATAGATGGCTGTTCAAATGCAGGGATGTTTATTAAAATTATTCTTCCTCTTTCTAAACCTATTATTGCAGTTATAGGCCTATATGCTGCTGTGGGCCAGTGGAATAGTTTCTTTAATGCATTGATATTCATTACTGATAGAAAGCTGTATACTCTGCAGTTGATACTTAGAGAAATTCTTATCC
Coding sequences within:
- a CDS encoding carbohydrate ABC transporter permease, translating into MDGKSNKIKKGKDDLIFESVNNFLVLLVFIIVLYPLVFVASASISNPDFVNQGEVILLPKGITFEGYLRVFSSNDIGIGYRNTIFYTILGTFICLFFTLTAAYSLSREDFVGKKVFVYIFTFTMFFSGGLIPYYLVVKTLGLVNTIWAQTLLGAVGFWNIVIVRTFYQKSIPAELKEAAFIDGCSNAGMFIKIILPLSKPIIAVIGLYAAVGQWNSFFNALIFITDRKLYTLQLILREILILNEVKFSQIMLGAESEIQLQKRAEVAALIKYSVMIVSTLPIIMAYPFVQKYFTKGVMVGSLKG